The sequence ACTACTTTATATGGAAGTAAGAGGAAAAGAAAATGCCATATAAATTATTCTGAAGACAGACAGTTCCCTTAagagatacattcatataaCAATGATTGTAATGCAGTTTGTGTTCAGGTCCGGAATAGAGATcagacaaaattaaaaaaaatgcacaaaccAGCCATTTCAGATTTACTTACTTGTGAATATCCAGGAATAATTGTTAGCCTTGGTTAATTACGAGCTGTGTGAAATGTGAAGCAAGAATACCTAGGATACTGTTGAACTATTTAAGTATTAAGTATGTTTAAGTATTTCTAGTGTGAAAAGCCTAGGAGCAGATCACCAATGGTCCTGTATCTTTTCATAGGGGTTTGAAGACCCAGCTGATCCCAGTGTTGGCCAGCATACTGGAGGCCAATCAGGAGAAGTGTTGGGGCTTTGTCCAGTTCTTTGCTGCTACCACTGATATCCTGCACCGCATCAGGGTccacattttctctctccagcAGGCAACAACACACAGCATCTACATTCACTTTCACAACACGTATGTGTGCTCTTAGAGAATAGGTTCCTTATCTGTTTACTGCAGCCACTATAGCCAAAGTACTGTGACATTAAAAtgtggccttttttttttttttttttttttaagttactgTATATGAAAATGtagtttctttttaaatatattgtaaatatagaTGTTGTTTGGTTGTAGGTCCCCAAAAAGTCAtcatttaaaatcaatttaaaaataatttcctGCAATGGAAGTATAAACAAGGGTGGCATTTTTTTATGAGTAATGTTTCACAGTgcttctaatatatatatatatatatatatatatatatatatataatatagtaatattgtgaaacattattccaatttaaaacagctgttttctatgtcaatatacagtaaagtgtaatttattcctgtgatcaaagctgatcagcatcttcagtgtcacatgatcacattcatcttcttcagtgtcacatgatccttcagaaatcaatctaatatgatgatttgatgctcaagaatcatttatgattattatcaatgttgaaaacagttatttacatttttatttcatgatgctatgatgaatagaaagttcaaaagaacagcatttgtctgaaatctaaatcttttgtaacatgaaacactaccattcaaaagtttggggtcagtaagaattttaattttatttttgggggatagaaataaaattaatacttttattcatcaaggatgagttaaactgatcaaagttacagtaaagacaattataatgttataaaatattctattttaaataaatgctgttcttttgaactttctattcattaaagaaaaattttgaaaagaaattgtacacaactgttttcaacattgttaataataatgcattatgtaataatgataatataataataatgaatgtttcttgtgcatcaaatcatcatattagatttatttctgaagaatcatgtgacactgaagactgaagtaattatgctgaaaattcagctttgatcacaggaataaattacactttactgtatattgacatagaaaacagctgttttgaattggaataatatttcacaatattactgtttttgtttgtatttttaatcaaataaatgcaggcttggtgagcagaagaaacttcttttaaaacataaaaaaatcttactgaccccaaacttttgaacggtagtgtatatatataatatttcttgTTGTTCTCCTCAAGGGTCTCAATCTTTTTTGAGGATGTTCAGACCCAAACTGGAATTGAACCTGCGGCTCAACAGTACCTGTTTCAAGGTCATCCTCTCATATTGGAGCCGAGCATGAAAGTAGTAAACCTTCCTCCCACCAGTGCAGACTGCCCTATCATTCTGATCAGCCGAAAACCAGAGATATTAGTAGGATATCCATACAGAGAACGTAAGgacactttttttattattattattattattatttcagtgctagtattttttctttttgcatctTTTTTATCAACATTTCAACCATTAACAACCTAAgcaaaaaatcaaacaaataaacaaagccTGGCAATTACAGcaagaaattttaaaataaataaataaataaaaagaagaaacaGGAGCATTATGATATACCAAACCTCAAAATATTACTTAAAGAAACATCAATACAATCAAGATATGGGGTTCAGATCTGATGGAAATCTTCAGTTGACAAGTAACACATGTTAGAAATTCTAAAGTAATCATTTCTCTAATAATCTTATGCCATCCTTTTAAAGAGGTGGGATTATCACTGTTCCAggataacaatatattttttcctaGCAGCAAAGGCTAGGATGTCAAATAACTGTCTAGTGAATTTGTTTGGCAGATGTCTAATTGGAAGACCTAAAATCAAAGACAAGGAATCTAACTATAACTCTAATCCAAACATTCGACTCATACATTGAACAACTTTTGACCGGTAAGTCCTAATTACAGAACGTTCCCAAATGCAATAAGTATAGTCTCCCACTTTCACCTCACATTTAAGACATAATGAAGAAATGAATTGGGTCAAACTTACTTCTAAGGAGCAGTGTGATGTGCAATTTATGCACAATCCTGAGCTGAATAGCTCTGGTCCTGTTGCAAATAGGCAAAATAGATTTAGGATCCTCTCTGAACCATTCGGCAATGAATCTGAGCTGGCAGGCCAATTGGTATTTTCTAATGTTTGCCAGATCTAAGCCAACTTTGAGAATTTGAGAAATCAGCTGATTCCATATAAATGAACTAAGCCATCCAGTTAATTCCTTTACtcatttattcagcaataaGAGGTTGGTAGCATCTGTAATGGGTAAAGAAGTGCCAGGAAAGAGAGAGTTTAGACCGTCTAATTAAATCATTGCGGATTTCATCAAGCAATGGGAAAAGCTGACTTTGGACAAATGACTAATTGTAGGGGTCATACTACTTACCAAATATGTAAAACCAGAGTATGACACTTTAAACGGAAAGGGAGTCGTATTAATTATACGAGTGCTTGGGTGTTTTTTCGTAGATttggaaaaatgtattttgtaccCTGAAAAGAAGTTGAAGTGAGTCttaagttttacatttttcagtgtaatttaatgtattttcacaaataaataacatgGTGTATTTTTCCTTCATTATTCATCCACCATCCCTTCTAATTGTATCTGTTCTGTAGCCGAAGCCCCTGCCATGCCCACAAAGTTTGACGTCATGGCAGATTACACTTTCTCCAAGGTAAGCAAGCCCTTTTGATTTTATCTTtggtatttatttttggtgGACATTATAACACTATTATCCCTAAACCTCACActgtgcttttgtttttgttccttCTAAAGACCATCGTTGGGGTCATCCATCAGTATCTGCGTATTGCTCGCTCTTTGCAAAAGTACAGGGAACTGATTCTGCAGGGGTTCTACAGCTACATGTGAGTACTAATATCATCAATGTTATGCACGCGTCCCTATCCTGATAATTATTGCCGCAAAAAAACACCACGTGATTACCTTGACATTTTACGGTGTCcaataataatattcttgacTTTTCAGTGAAAACACAGGCTTTGAATGCACTAATGTGGCACACAGGATTGCCATGGTGAATATGAAGCTGCTTTCTTCTATCGGCACAGAGGAGAATCTCCAACGGTTGTAAGAATCTGCATACTGAATAGTCTACTATATAATATCATGAAACTAATGCTTACTGTAGTTTAACAAGCATTATGTTGTAAGTTATTTAGTAATGGATGTCTCTTCATTCTTCCCAACCAGTGCTCAGAAGTTCGCACATGAGTTTCCAGACTTTGTAGACAATAAGAAGAAACTCACACTGGTAAGAGTTGTTCTCTGTGAAATGTATATTGAATAAATGAATAGAATGTGCCATAGTTTGCATCTTGAGGTTTATCATTGTGTGTAGATAGAAGAGGATTTGCAGCGAATGTACGGCACTGGAATCAGAGAGTTCCAGAATCAACTACAGCACCTTCGTCTGATGCTGTCTAAACACTCTGAGACACTGGCCCAGGATAAGAGgtatatgttttaaatgttatcatttaaaatattgttttattatatattatttgataattattataaattatttaacacatatttatttattggtatgGATTCAAGCTATTATTTAGCTAACTTTTTTCATGCAGTACCATTCAAGCACAACATTTGTCCAAATGTTGATTTAAAAATTAAGTTattctgtaaattaaataataaacatatctTGATTGTAcataacaaacacacatacaagcataaacacaaaaatgacattatttaagatttataaattatataagattaaaaaaaaaactataagtATTCTACTGGAATTGGTTGATCAAGTTCTATTCATTTTACATATTATTATGGTTATGGTTAAGGTTATGACAtacaattataaataattaaaaaaattatatacaaataataaaattaattattaataaaatctaATGATTCTTTTATAAGTATAATAAgtaatacagtatattttacCATCTCTTTGATGTAGCATCCAGAAGATGGAGGTTTTGTTGGGGAAGATTGTTGCAGTTCATCAGCAGTATCACAAAGACAGAGTGACAGGAAGTAAGTGGATGCATGTTTTTCCTGTCATATAacaattagggctgtcaagcgattcaattttttaatctaattaattactagATGTGgtgattaattgattgattTACTCAAATTTGGCTAAGAAATGACACCAAAAGATCATTTAAAGTCATtgttgtgttaaatgagaaaagcatcaaatagacattacaaaaagtggctttagaaagaaatattatatttgattcaacatagaatttattacacaaacttTTTGGCTACAACAgccatgagggtgattaaacgatgacagaagttttacttttgggtgaattatgtatttattgttttttttttattattattattaatctaatattttttttttttaataattaaattttttaggtaatctgtaattttttaataatactCTAAATGAGAAACTGAAACTGCCAGTAGATGGTggtaaatgtctaaatgagtATCGAATCATTAATTCATTGATTGGTTCAaatgactgattcattcaggaatttaGTAAATGGTTCTGAATGGAccattgaatcattgattcCCCAGATTTTCAAAACGTGAATTCATTCACAAACACCACTGTGTTGCAACTTGCTCAGAGATACACAATCGTTATTCTTTGGCTTTATAGATACCAAAACCAGACAATATTGTAtctaaaatataacacaatattaacttcttatttactgaactgttgtataaaatcagtatcACACTTGCATTCATGCCTATTGGAACAAAAACAGCACTCGTGTAAAATTGCCTAACTATGtaatatgatataaatatgagaaaaaaattcatATTGGGGCATTTTTAACCTCTTTCTAAAGGCTACATCACAGTTTTGCACCATGATCAACTGTATAAAATGTGAGATGACCTACGTCAGTCTGCGGCAGGGCAGGTACATTAAAtgtgttaataattttatttaattttttttttttttctgtaactaattaattaatttaatgcattaaattgacagccctaataacaatataacacaacataaaacaaattacaaacaaatcTGTCGCAACTGTCAGAAAGGTCAGAATGTCTGCAGATTAGATGATAAAGGCTTTAAACCCATGATAAAAAATTCTTCTCAACCAGTCTCTTGTTTCAGGACACTTAGCAAAAATTCACTAAACTCTGCGTGAATGTACTGTATATTAGGCAGTGACCCATTTCTGTCACACGCACTTCTGGAAGCTGGACTTGGAGTTTCATGAGCGGAGCCAGTTGCTGAGATTAGTGAGATTAGTTCTCAGTGTTGCTTGCAGCGGGCAGGGAGAGGAGGCACTGTTGTGCTGTCTTATCTGACTGTGAGGACTATTCCAGACAGGCTAGCATGGAGACAGAAGAATATACCCCCCTTTTCTGCCTGGCTGCATTGATAAGACATTAGATATGGCTCTGCAGAGAAGCCAGTCAGCTAAAATAGAGTTTATCTTGAGCGGTCACACAAAAAAAGAGTTCCAGTGTTGGGTTAGGGTTTCAAAATATTTCTCTGACTGCTGCTAATTCTTTCGCTTTCTGTCGCAGAGCTCAGCTATAATGATGAACAGATTCACAAATTTGAAAAGTAAGTATTAAACACCTGGAGCATCTCGAATGAGTGTCTGTTGTCACGGTAATTAAACTGAGAAACTGCTATATTCTGCCCAGGCTCAATCTGTCTTCATACATAAAGAAAGTCAAGACTTTTTTCAGGGATGACTGTTTGCAGAAGTACCAGGATGTTCTGATGGCTACTGGGAGCTGGAACAGGTAAGACAGAGGTCAGATGAGTAAGAGTGCACTGTGTAGTCactaatgatgattgacagcaGCATGTATAATTCTGTGCATTTGAACATATAATTAGTTGGGATTGGTTGTTTTCATCCAAAGATTCTTGGTCTTCCCAACATTGTTAGCAGCACAGATCCTTAAGTTCCacttcaagggttagttcacccaaaaatgaaaattctgtcatttattactcaccctcatgccgttccacacccataagaccttcattaatcttcggaacgcaaattaagatatttttgttgaaatccgatgactccgtgaggcctgcatagggagaaatgacataaaggtactaaaaacaaatttaaatcagttcatgtgagtacagtggttcaatattaatattataaagccacaagaatatttttagtgcgtccaaaaaaataaaaaaataacgaagtgatggccgatttcaaaacactgcttaaggaagcatcggagcataatgaatcagtgtgtcgaatcagcggttcagagcaccaaagtcacgtgatttcagcagtttggcggtttgacacacgatccgaattatgattcgatacactgattcattatgctatgatacttcatgaagcagtgttttgaaatcggccatcactatataagtcattattttatttttttggtgcaccaaaaatattctcgtcgctttataatattaatattgaaccactgtactcacatgaactgatttaaatatgtttttagtacattaatggatcttgagagaggaaatgtcattgctggctatgcaggcctcactgagccatcggatttcaacaaaaatatcttaatttgtgttccaaagattaacgaggtcttacgggtgtggaacagcatgagggtgagtaataaatgacattattttctttttgggtgaactaaccctttaaatcataCACTATTCATTACTGACACTGTTTTAATGGCTTGTCAATGCCATACATATTTCAATAACCATGTGAGTATTATTTCTACAGAGTTCTCTATGAAATACATACGAGTCTCGAGCATTTCAGTGGTGTCCTGCGGCAGAGGATGGGTGATCTGCATGTGTGTGAGGCCCAGCTGAACAAGGTCAGCTTTCTGCATAAAAGACACACACAGTCTGTCTTTAGCCCTATTCAGGCATAACTAGTTGTCCCTAAGGAGGTTAGGTcaattttgtgtttcacagactTACTTTGTGATTTTAATCCCCTCCAAACTGAACatggcgcacacacacacataaaaggTAAATTACACAACAAATTTGTTGGTTAACTCTGGGCTGAATCCCATTTGGAAAAGAATGTGAGGgcagaatttaattttttttcacagcagttttttctcttttattttgaCCGTAGTTGAATAGCAGAACTACATCTAAATACTGCCTTGTGCAAAGTCACTATCGCTGTGTCCGAATATGCCTACttccatactatatagtaggcgaaaaacagtatgtgagccGAGTAGTATGTCAGAATTCATAGTATTCAGTAGGCGAAaaatacccggatgacctactgcttccggcgagattctgaagtgctcatttgatggacactttactatcccatgaggacatgggagaggatttgtaAATGACGATGACTACATGGCAGATGTTGTATGtctgaatttcattcatactacacattcatactatatagaacatacttttttaacggtaagtttcaaaccaaatgtagtacctacaaTATAGCATGTGATTTCAGATTGCAGCATATGGATTTTTATGGAGTTTTTTGCTAACTTTCTGGTTGAAATTAGTTTCATTTCAAGTAGTTCTGGTATCACTTTCAATTTTAAAAGAGATGTAATCAGTAAGAGTCTATTCATGGCTGCAGTGTCAAAATATGATCCCCTCCTTATCTCCTTCCCTTAAATCACATGTTTTTCTGTCTAAACCAATTGGATTGAACTATTTTAAAGTTTAGATTGAGAGTAACCTGACCATGTTCTTCTCCACCTTCACAGGTTCTTGACAGAGCTGTGTTAAGAGCTCTCCACCAGCCAATAGGAGCCGAGGGGGTGGATGGACCAAAAAAAGATGAGAACATGATTCTCAAGTATGTCATTGTAATGAAGATGACACAGCATTTATCAATTTCcaccaaaaattaaattaatttaaaaattgtttCCAGAATGACTAGATTAAAGGATGAGATGGAAGCCGTGGCACGGGAGCTACAGAATAACAACAACATGATAGAAAGGTATGGTGTTTAGCTGCAAACTTTTCGTTTACTCTTGAAAAATCCTTTTAAATTTAACAAGACCTCTCATTTTTTAAGCCTTGCAGTAGTTACTGCTACACTGCCAGTGGAGAAAAAAATACCTCAACCCAACAGACCATGAAGACCTCAAAGAATACAGAATGCAACACAATATCCCAGATCTCTGAGCTAAAAGGAAAgagaaagcaaaacaaaacaaaacaaagaaagggCACTTCAAAACTGTCCTTATTTAAACCTCTCTAACCTTAAACAGATTAATAGCTGGTACCAGGGCAGGCATCTGATATTATATGATGTGCATGAGGTTTAAAGAAGTAACTACACATTTTGTCAAAACTTAGACATTTTTCTCAGATTCAGTGTTAATGTAGTTACTGCAATTTACCTTCATACAGTCTAGTAGTATTGACTTTAACTGCCAAGAAGAAAGACATATAGATCAGTTGGAAGTACTAGCAACAGCAGTTTTCCTGATTAATCTGGAGACTTAAATATTGATGGCACTGTGCATTCAGCTAACAATAATAGTGTAATTATTGATATTGCATAGCCATGGAATAAAGAGAGAGGTGTTCAATCTGCCCTGTGTATTTGATTCTGGTTTTGATAGATAACTGCAATCATTGAATTAGTCTATTGATCACATCAGTGTAATCACAAAGCATGGAGCTAAAAAGaaacttttgtttgtttgagagTATTCAGATGGGCTTCTGAAAAATGTGAACGGTGCAAAGATTATCATCCTACAAATACTGACAAAGGAGTCAACAGACTCATGTTACTACTTGAAGTGAAAGTAAGAGATGTGTTGGGTGGGTTCTGATGTCATGTTACGGGGAATTCCTTGTGCAGGGGGAACTATGGTGACATTACAGAGACCACATTGTGGTTCAGTGTCTAAGTGtgcatatgtttttatttttttgtcatggaATTTTTATCGACTTTCCTTTTTGACAGTTTGTAAATGTATTtcttaaatgtcaaataaatgaTACAAATGATATGCTATGAGTacaaacaaaatgcaattttatgtatgtataataaAGTGGATATAAAAAGTCTACACACCCCTGTTAAAAcagcagtttttgttttttttgttttttttttgtgatgtaaaaaatgaaacataaataatgaaatacGGCTAATATGAGTACTGAGATTCTTCTAGTTATTAGTTAAATTCACTGCATTACATTCTTCTTTGTTCTTATGTTATGAATAATATGACTGAAATGAGCTGtacgatgacatcactgttttctacaGAGCTGcttcatttcatatttgattAATTTTACAGTCATAAACAACTGAATGAACACCTCAGCTGATCCATGACacctttttagagctgctttacaacAAAACTAAATTCGGTTTGCATGTTTTTTCTATTTATCCCTATAAAGCTTCTTTGAAAcagtctgtattgtataaagcgttatataaataaagattacTTGTATTGACTTGTCTAGAAGAGTGGAATAAGAGAAGTGATAGTCAAGATCATGAGTCTGTAAGGGGCAGGCTCGCGCACGTCCGCTATTCTAGTGACATTTAAAGCGCGCGGCTGATTCAGTGTGCACGTCATACGCTCGCCGCTGGCGCTTCAATTTAGTTTGTATTCAGCGCACATACAACTCCTACCGAAAAGGCATGGCGTCCGTCACTTTAGGACAGCACCCCGCTCAACACCACCTCGACCCGGATCAGCAACTTCTCCACAAACTGAAGTCGGGCGACAGAAAGAAATTCTCGCGTAAATGGTCGCTGGAGAAGCTCATGCGAAACAGAGCGAGTGATGTGGACAGCGCGAGAGCCGCAGTCTCAGCATCGCTCGTGTTATTTAATCACGAGCCGCCTTCAGCATCACACAAGCGAGGCAGTAATGCCGGTTCGCCACGTAGTAGTATGAACGGATCTATTGTGGACATGGACCGAGAGAACGCTAACAATAATAACGGACTATTTCGCAGACACAGCGCCGGGAGCCGGAGAAGCTCCGTGAAGGACACGGCGAAGATCCACGCGTCTTCATCACCACAAGAAGTTCGCTATTCGTCAAACTTCAGCTGCCCGCCAGACGAACTGGAGGGACTGCAGATCGATAGGGTAACACAGGCAAGGTCAGGAGTGGTGAAGATGCGAAACGAGCCTCTGAGGATGGGGGCATGGTCCATCTTCACCCAGAAAGACCCGAGGGTGAAGGCAGAGACGGGAGAGGGCCACATCTTCACCTCCAGGAGACTGAGCCAGGACTGGTGCGACGTCTGCAGCCGTCAGATCAGCAGCACTGCACTCAAGTGTCAAAGTAAGTGACAGCTATCTCTCCTCACctgacgatagatagataggttgACAGATGGTTAGaggaatagatagatagatggatggatggatggatgggtggatgcaAGCTGGATTGATGCATAGACAAATGATCAGATAGATAGTTTGACGGATGGTTAGAGAAATATATTGATGGAGGGATGGATTGATGGAGGGATAAATGCAAGATGGATTGATGCATAGACGAATGatcaggtagatagatagatagatagatagatagatagatagatagatagatagatagatagatagatagatagatagacagacagacagacagatagatagatagatagatagatagatagatagatagatagatagatagatagaatgatagtgTGATGGATGGTTAGATGAATGAATATAttgatggagggatggatggatggataaatgcaAGATGGATTGATGCATAGACGAATGatcaggtagatagatagatagatagatagatagatagatagatagatagatagatagatagatagatagatagatagatagatgaacaGGCGGATGGTTAGAggaatagatggatggacagatgaatGGATGGACTGATTGGGAATAAATACTGTTGATGAATGAActgatggacagacagatatagataaACGAATAGTTGGATAGATGTATGGACTAAGAGGTAGAGagagaaacagtttttgttttgttttgttcattaTGCATTAGAGAAACTCTAAACTTAAAAGTTTGACATGTTTTAATTGAGAAAAAGAGGGAAAACATCTACTTTAATGAACCAGATTTTTCAGAAAACGTTTAGCATTCTTTATATCAAAACCATGAGATAGTTAGTTGTGAAACAAGAAATGACAGAGGAGAGAAACATTGACAAATGTCCATATGTTTATGGAGTACACAAGTGTTGgttttgctgttattttttGCAGAAGGGGTTGTCTGTACGGCTCCAGCGTTTTAGGAACTTCCAGTATGTTTAATTAAGATGAAGCATGCTGATACATGTTGAAGCTTCAGGGAGGATGAGGGGGGAGTTCCCAGCAGAGgtcattgtttgtttttctgtttcattatttgtcatattttattagttGTATATGAAGGGGAAGGTGGATATTCTAATGACCCCTTCCAGATCTTTGGGTATTCTTAAATGAAGTATTGTGACCTGCAGAGGTCTTTGATTTTCTTGCTAGTACAGATAGGAATGAGTAACATTTGAAGCATGTGATTAAGGTACGCTTGCCTTCTAAATCAATGAATAATCTGAGGTGGCACGTCTATCGAGGTACCTAAATTCTTGAATTATTTTAATCTTAGAGGTAGGCCTACTTGCTGTTGTACAATTGTTACTTCAGTCCaccctcccatcatgcacttcAGCTAATTCAATTATTAAATCTTCTTTTTGCTTTTAAAGGGCAGCTATTTCTCTTAAGCGCTGtttattaatgacagaaaccTCTGTTTTAAAAAAGCTTCCTTGGACATATTTGTAAAAGAGAGCTGAAATCAAGTTCTGTTTTATTTcgcttaaataaaaatactgaaattAATCTGTGAATGATGTAGAATAGAAAGACATTAGCCTTGAAAAAATAAGCTACACCAGTGGAGTTTATTTGAGAGATTAAATCATACAGTTCTGtaatgtcctgtggtctgaaaTGAATGCATTTACCCTGATGCACACTGACAAcagagtgtttgtgtgtttttgtcagtgtGTGTGCACATGGCGCATCTAttcgcgtgtgtgtgtgtttgcatgtgtaAAGCGTTGCTGAGTTAGCAGCGTGTCAGCAGTTTTCGTTTGGGAAAGGTACTGCAGTGAACGGCTTGATAAAAGGCAGACAGTGAAATTGCAGGGGTTTATATAGTGTATCATTTAGAAATTGAGGATGATACTGGGATTATTTAGGCATCTCAGTCCATTCTTTCTCATTATTCTTTATAGTAAtgaattcacccaaaaatgaaaattatgcctttttttcccctctgtcaaaaaaaaaaaaaaaaaaaaaaaaaagatattttaaaaaatgtcttagTGTTTTTTtgcccatacaatgaaagtcactGAGGTCCAATGCTATTTTAGACCCATTGACTTTctttaaaatctatttttttttattgtattgtttgCAGAAGCTCCTTAACACATTTCATAGAGTTTCATTCTTTTCATTGAA comes from Chanodichthys erythropterus isolate Z2021 chromosome 6, ASM2448905v1, whole genome shotgun sequence and encodes:
- the ikbke gene encoding inhibitor of nuclear factor kappa-B kinase subunit epsilon isoform X2, translated to MSSACVSTMTASTANHLWSLDNVLGQGATASVYKARNKKTGELVAVKVFNLVSYNRPYEVQMREFEVLQRLNHINIVKLFAVEEMHMNPKQKVLVMEFCSGGSLLNLLEEPENAFGLPESEFLIVLQCVVQGMNHLRENGIVHRDIKPGNIMRQVGEDGRSVYKLTDFGAARELDDDEKFVSIYGTEEYLHPDMYERAVLRKPQQKTYGVSVDLWSIGVTFYHAATGSLPFIPYGGPRRNKKIMYKITTEKPEGAIAGVQKLEEGPIEWSYQLPHCCQLTEGLKTQLIPVLASILEANQEKCWGFVQFFAATTDILHRIRVHIFSLQQATTHSIYIHFHNTVSIFFEDVQTQTGIEPAAQQYLFQGHPLILEPSMKVVNLPPTSADCPIILISRKPEILVGYPYREPEAPAMPTKFDVMADYTFSKTIVGVIHQYLRIARSLQKYRELILQGFYSYIENTGFECTNVAHRIAMVNMKLLSSIGTEENLQRFAQKFAHEFPDFVDNKKKLTLIEEDLQRMYGTGIREFQNQLQHLRLMLSKHSETLAQDKSIQKMEVLLGKIVAVHQQYHKDRVTGKLSYNDEQIHKFEKDDCLQKYQDVLMATGSWNRVLYEIHTSLEHFSGVLRQRMGDLHVCEAQLNKVLDRAVLRALHQPIGAEGVDGPKKDENMILKMTRLKDEMEAVARELQNNNNMIESLAVVTATLPVEKKIPQPNRP
- the ikbke gene encoding inhibitor of nuclear factor kappa-B kinase subunit epsilon isoform X3, which gives rise to MSSACVSTMTASTANHLWSLDNVLGQGATASVYKARNKKTGELVAVKVFNLVSYNRPYEVQMREFEVLQRLNHINIVKLFAVEEMHMNPKQKVLVMEFCSGGSLLNLLEEPENAFGLPESEFLIVLQCVVQGMNHLRENGIVHRDIKPGNIMRQVGEDGRSVYKLTDFGAARELDDDEKFVSIYGTEEYLHPDMYERAVLRKPQQKTYGVSVDLWSIGVTFYHAATGSLPFIPYGGPRRNKKIMYKITTEKPEGAIAGVQKLEEGPIEWSYQLPHCCQLTEGLKTQLIPVLASILEANQEKCWGFVQFFAATTDILHRIRVHIFSLQQATTHSIYIHFHNTVSIFFEDVQTQTGIEPAAQQYLFQGHPLILEPSMKVVNLPPTSADCPIILISRKPEILVGYPYREPEAPAMPTKFDVMADYTFSKTIVGVIHQYLRIARSLQKYRELILQGFYSYIENTGFECTNVAHRIAMVNMKLLSSIGTEENLQRFAQKFAHEFPDFVDNKKKLTLIEEDLQRMYGTGIREFQNQLQHLRLMLSKHSETLAQDKSIQKMEVLLGKIVAVHQQYHKDRVTGKLSYNDEQIHKFEKLNLSSYIKKVKTFFRDDCLQKYQDVLMATGSWNR
- the ikbke gene encoding inhibitor of nuclear factor kappa-B kinase subunit epsilon isoform X1 codes for the protein MSSACVSTMTASTANHLWSLDNVLGQGATASVYKARNKKTGELVAVKVFNLVSYNRPYEVQMREFEVLQRLNHINIVKLFAVEEMHMNPKQKVLVMEFCSGGSLLNLLEEPENAFGLPESEFLIVLQCVVQGMNHLRENGIVHRDIKPGNIMRQVGEDGRSVYKLTDFGAARELDDDEKFVSIYGTEEYLHPDMYERAVLRKPQQKTYGVSVDLWSIGVTFYHAATGSLPFIPYGGPRRNKKIMYKITTEKPEGAIAGVQKLEEGPIEWSYQLPHCCQLTEGLKTQLIPVLASILEANQEKCWGFVQFFAATTDILHRIRVHIFSLQQATTHSIYIHFHNTVSIFFEDVQTQTGIEPAAQQYLFQGHPLILEPSMKVVNLPPTSADCPIILISRKPEILVGYPYREPEAPAMPTKFDVMADYTFSKTIVGVIHQYLRIARSLQKYRELILQGFYSYIENTGFECTNVAHRIAMVNMKLLSSIGTEENLQRFAQKFAHEFPDFVDNKKKLTLIEEDLQRMYGTGIREFQNQLQHLRLMLSKHSETLAQDKSIQKMEVLLGKIVAVHQQYHKDRVTGKLSYNDEQIHKFEKLNLSSYIKKVKTFFRDDCLQKYQDVLMATGSWNRVLYEIHTSLEHFSGVLRQRMGDLHVCEAQLNKVLDRAVLRALHQPIGAEGVDGPKKDENMILKMTRLKDEMEAVARELQNNNNMIESLAVVTATLPVEKKIPQPNRP